TGCTGGAGGATCCGGTTGCGGCGCAGCACGCCGAGCAGTCCGGCGGCGAGCAGGCCGCCGAAGCCGAGCGCGGGCAGCAGGATCGCATCGTCGTCGCTGTCGTGGGCGCCGGCCGTGGCGTGGACGTCGCTGCCGCCGCTGCCGTGCGAGGTGGGGACCCCGGCGGCCTCGGAGGCGGGCGCGGAGGCGTTGGCGGAAGCGGACGTGGACGTGGACGTGGAGGTGGAGGCGCCGCCGCTGAAGGGGTCGACCGAGCCGCCGGCGCTGGGCCGGGGGGAGGCGGGGGCGTGCTGTGGGCCGGCGGGGCGGTGTGGGCCGGCGGGGTGACCGGAGTGGTCACCGGCGGCGTGGTCACCGGCGGCGTGGTCACCGGCGGCGTGGTGGTCGATCCGCCGGGGCTGCTGCTCGACCCGGCGGGCAGCGCGAGCTGCTCACCGGGTTGGATCAGGTCGGGGTTGCTGCCGATCTCGGCCCGGTTGGCCTCGTAGAGCGCGGGCCAGCCGCCCGGCACCCGGTGGTCCGTGGCGATCTCGCTGAGGCTGTCCCCGGCGCGGACGGTGACCTCGTCGCCGGTGCCGGCGCCGGTGCCGGTGCCGGTGCCGACGGCCGTGGTGGCCGGGGCAGCCGTCGGGGTGGCGGTGACGGCGTCGACCGAGGCCGGCGCCGCGACGCTGTCGGCGGCCCGGAAGGCCTGGTCCATGGCGGGGTGCACCATGGTGCCGGAACCCGTCCCGAAGTCGGATCCGGTGCCGGTGCCGGTGCCGGACCCGGCATCGGTCCCGCCGGTCGTCGGCACGGGTCCGGTCAGCCCGTTGGCGTCGGCGGGCATCAGCAGCTTCCAACCGGGCTGGATCACCCCCTCCGCGTGGAAGACCCGCCCTTCGGCGTCCATCGTCCGGCCCTCGTTGAGCCGGGCGATCTCCTTCCAGCGGGTGCCGCTGCCGAGATGGGCCTCGGCGATCGACCAGAGCGACTCGGCCGGGCGACTGTCCTTCACCTTGTAGAGCACCTGGTCGGAGCTCTGGACGCGGCTGCCGAGCGAGGCTCCGTCGACCGCCGCGTGGGCGGGACGGGCGTCGGGCCGGGGCGCGGCGGTGGCGACCGTCGGCGCGTGGGTCACGACGGTCGGGGTGGCGGCGAAGGCGCCGGTGGTGGGCAGCAGCGCGAAGATCGCGCCGACCAGCCCGGCGGCGGTCCGCTGCGACCAGCCCATGGCCGGCAGTCGGCGCGGCATCCGTCCGCGCAGCTGGGCCGGGATCTCGACCAGCACGCTGAGGGCGAAGCAGCCCCAGGCGATCCAGCCGACGGCCACCAGCGCCCAGGCGAACAGGCCCCCCTGGTCGGGGCTGGTGAGCAGGGTCGGGATGCTCTCGTGCACCGGCAGCGGGTTGCTGCCGGCCATGGTCAGCGTGCCGTAGAGCAGCCCGGCGGGCAGCGCGACCAGCAGGGCCAGCAGCAGGACCAGGCTGGTGGTGGCGCGCACCAGGGACAGCAGGATGCCGCGTCTGCGATGCGGAAGCGGACGTGGGCTCGGGCCCGCGTTGCCGCTGGGGCTCGGGCGCGTGGCGGCCCGGGACTTGGTCATTGCTGGCCCCCGTTGGGAGTCTGTCGGCCGGTGACGAGAGTGGCCGTCCCACTGCCGTTGATGGTGAACGAGTCGATGCCGAAGATGGAGAGCAGCATCGTGTGGTACTGGGTGCTGAAGCTGACGTCGACCGTGTTGGGCTGGTCGGCGGGGCAGGTGACATGGGCGGTGGCCGCCACCCCGGCGCTCTTCAGGAAGGACGCCGCCTCCGACTGGGCGGTCAGCGTTCCGCGCGGCTGGGTGCTCGGGCAGTAGACGGTGATGGACTTGCCGGTCATGGCGTCGTCGACATTGATGACCTGGGTTCCGGCGCGGGCAGCCTCGTTGGCGTACTCGTCGGCGGCGACGGTCGCATCGAGGAGGCCGCCGGCATCGATGACGATCCCGATCAGGGCGATCATGCCGACCATGGCGAGTGCGACGAACACCGACAGTGTGCCTCGATCGCTGCTGCCGCCCCGCTCGATCCGGCGGCGGAGCGCGCTGCGGGCGCGCGTGATCCGGCTGCTCATCCTGGTGATCCCCCCTCCTCTGTGCGGCAATGGTATTGACGATCCCTCAGCGATAGCTGTCGACGACGGCGACGAACTTCTCGGTGACAGTGACGGACGGCCCGCCGATCCCGGCGACGAGCAGCCCGGCCATGGAGATGTGGCAGGTGACCGTGACGCTGACGGTCCCGATCGCGCCGAGTGCCGGGAACATCTTGCTGGTGTCCGGCTGCGGCACGGTGCAGCTCATCCCCTGGCTCCGCAGGGTGTCGTCGGCGGCCGCCACCCCGGCGGCCCTGGCCCCGGCGGTGCTGTCCGCCA
The Streptacidiphilus albus JL83 genome window above contains:
- a CDS encoding LysM peptidoglycan-binding domain-containing protein produces the protein MTKSRAATRPSPSGNAGPSPRPLPHRRRGILLSLVRATTSLVLLLALLVALPAGLLYGTLTMAGSNPLPVHESIPTLLTSPDQGGLFAWALVAVGWIAWGCFALSVLVEIPAQLRGRMPRRLPAMGWSQRTAAGLVGAIFALLPTTGAFAATPTVVTHAPTVATAAPRPDARPAHAAVDGASLGSRVQSSDQVLYKVKDSRPAESLWSIAEAHLGSGTRWKEIARLNEGRTMDAEGRVFHAEGVIQPGWKLLMPADANGLTGPVPTTGGTDAGSGTGTGTGSDFGTGSGTMVHPAMDQAFRAADSVAAPASVDAVTATPTAAPATTAVGTGTGTGAGTGDEVTVRAGDSLSEIATDHRVPGGWPALYEANRAEIGSNPDLIQPGEQLALPAGSSSSPGGSTTTPPVTTPPVTTPPVTTPVTPPAHTAPPAHSTPPPPPGPAPAARSTPSAAAPPPPRPRPRPLPPTPPRPPPRPPGSPPRTAAAAATSTPRPAPTTATTMRSCCPRSASAACSPPDCSACCAATGSSSSAAVPRAVGSRCRPWRTSSTRPTCAPWPTRAAWTCSTGRCAPWPRPA
- a CDS encoding TadE/TadG family type IV pilus assembly protein is translated as MSSRITRARSALRRRIERGGSSDRGTLSVFVALAMVGMIALIGIVIDAGGLLDATVAADEYANEAARAGTQVINVDDAMTGKSITVYCPSTQPRGTLTAQSEAASFLKSAGVAATAHVTCPADQPNTVDVSFSTQYHTMLLSIFGIDSFTINGSGTATLVTGRQTPNGGQQ
- a CDS encoding TadE family protein — encoded protein: MNHWLPSLGIERERGSAAIEAAMLVPLFLVLLSLVIMAGRIRSADGTVVEAARDGARAASLADSTAGARAAGVAAADDTLRSQGMSCTVPQPDTSKMFPALGAIGTVSVTVTCHISMAGLLVAGIGGPSVTVTEKFVAVVDSYR